Proteins co-encoded in one Campylobacter ornithocola genomic window:
- the rpsU gene encoding 30S ribosomal protein S21 translates to MPGIKVHPNESFDEAYRKFKKQVDRNLVVTEVRARRFFEPMTEIRKKQKISARKKMLKRLYMLRRYESRL, encoded by the coding sequence GTGCCAGGAATTAAGGTACATCCTAACGAGTCTTTTGATGAAGCATATAGAAAATTCAAAAAACAAGTGGATAGAAATCTAGTTGTTACTGAGGTTCGCGCTAGAAGATTTTTTGAGCCTATGACTGAAATTCGTAAAAAACAAAAAATTTCAGCACGCAAAAAAATGCTTAAAAGACTTTATATGCTTAGACGCTACGAATCAAGACTCTAA
- a CDS encoding LysE family transporter, translating into MFLWILIVHFFGLILPGPDFFLVSSYALRDGIKNALKASLGVSLAMSVWIILSILGLSAIFHQFPFLQTILSSFGAFYLLYLACGIYKNTKMGNLKVQKTHISAFLSGMITNLSNPKVIFYFASVFASFDFTQMRWMLIVLIFVLFLETIIYFSLVSLLFSKSFMVRIYQNNIKLVDYLSAFIFFTFAMFILSGNLMAIIN; encoded by the coding sequence ATGTTTCTTTGGATTTTAATCGTTCATTTTTTCGGACTTATTTTACCAGGACCTGATTTTTTCTTAGTGAGTTCTTATGCTTTAAGAGATGGGATTAAGAATGCATTAAAAGCAAGCTTGGGTGTAAGTTTGGCTATGAGTGTGTGGATTATACTTTCTATACTTGGATTAAGTGCAATTTTTCATCAATTTCCATTTTTGCAAACTATTTTATCAAGCTTTGGGGCTTTTTATCTTTTATACTTAGCTTGTGGAATTTACAAAAATACCAAAATGGGTAATTTGAAAGTTCAAAAAACTCATATATCTGCATTTTTAAGTGGAATGATTACAAATTTATCAAATCCTAAAGTAATTTTTTATTTTGCTAGTGTATTTGCAAGCTTTGATTTTACACAAATGCGGTGGATGTTAATAGTTTTAATATTTGTTTTATTTTTAGAAACTATAATTTATTTTTCTTTGGTTTCTCTGTTGTTTTCTAAGTCTTTCATGGTAAGAATTTATCAAAATAATATAAAACTTGTTGATTATTTAAGTGCTTTTATATTTTTTACTTTTGCTATGTTTATTCTAAGTGGCAATTTAATGGCTATAATAAATTAA